A genomic window from Ascaphus truei isolate aAscTru1 chromosome 1, aAscTru1.hap1, whole genome shotgun sequence includes:
- the ACAA2 gene encoding 3-ketoacyl-CoA thiolase, mitochondrial → MSLLRGVFIVAAKRTPFGTYGGLLKDHTATDLGEIAAKAALSAGNVSPDMVDSVIYGNVIQTSADAIYLARHVGLRLGIPIPVPALTVNRLCGSGFQSIVNGCQEISLGDSQIVLCGGAENMSQAPYAVRNIRFGTKLGADLQLEDTLWSGLTDSHIKIPMAITAENLAEKYNISREDCDKYSLKTQQRYKAAQDAGHFAAEMAPIELKSRKGTVLVEHDEHPRPQTTLEQLAKLSPVFKKGGVVTAGNASGVCDGAGALIIAGEEAITKHKLTPLARIVAYHACGCEPKFMGFGPVPAIGGALKKAGLSLQDMDLVEVNEAFAAQYLAVEKALGLSPEKTNLNGGAIAVGHPLAASGSRITAHLAHELRRRGGKYAVGSACIGGGQGIAIILENMS, encoded by the exons gtgttttTATAGTCGCTGCCAAACGAACCCCTTTTGGCACTTATGGGGGTTTGCTGAAGGATCACACTGCAACAGATTTGGGTGAAATTGCAGCAAAAGCCGCGCTCTCTGCCGGCAATGTATCCCCTGACATGGTGGATAGCGTTATATATGGCAATGTCATTCAG ACTTCGGCAGACGCCATTTATTTAGCGAGACACGTTGGCCTTCGCTTGGGAATTCCGATCCCCGTCCCAGCTCTAACAGTGAACCGGCTGTGTGGCTCCGGCTtccagtctattgtcaatggatGTCAG GAAATCAGCCTCGGCGATTCGCAGATTGTTCTTTGCGGAGGAGCCGAGAACATGAGCCAAGCTCCATACGCTGTTCGAAATATCCGCTTTGGGACGAAGCTTGGAGCAGACCTCCAG CTGGAAGACACCCTGTGGTCCGGACTTACTGACTCTCACATTAAAATCCCCATGGCAATCACCGCTGAGAATTTGGCTGAGAAATACAATATCAGCAGAGAAGATTGTGACAAATACTCTCTAAAGACACAGCAGAGATATAAAGCTG CTCAGGATGCTGGACACTTTGCTGCTGAGATGGCTCCTATAGAACTTAAATCCAGGAAGGGGACCGTCCTAGTGGAACACGATGAGCATCCCAGGCCACAGACTACTTTGGAGCAGCTGGCTAAACTCTCTCCAGTGTTCAAGAAGGGCGGTGTTGTGACTGCTGGAAATGCATCG ggAGTATGTGATGGGGCCGGGGCATTGATCATAGCCGGTGAAGAAGCAATTACAAAACACAAGCTCACTCCGCTGGCTCGAATTGTAGCCTACCATGCGTGCGGATGCGAGCCCAAGTTTATGGGCTTTG GCCCAGTTCCAGCCATAGGTGGAGCCCTGAAGAAGGCAGGACTGTCCCTGCAAGACATGGATCTCGTAGAG GTGAACGAGGCATTTGCTGCCCAGTACTTGGCTGTGGAGAAAGCTTTAGGCCTTAGCCCAGAAAAAACGAATCTTAATGGAGGAGCCATTGCTGTGGGGCACCCACTGGCGGCTTCGGGATCCAGAATCACTGCTCATCTTGCTCATGAACTGAG acgtCGGGGAGGGAAATACGCGGTGGGATCAGCTTGCATAGGAGGGGGCCAAGGTATCGCAATCATCCTGGAAAATATGTCCTAA